Part of the Gramella sp. Hel_I_59 genome, TCAAATAGACTTTTCCGCCCATTTCAATGGTTTTCTTCGCCGCAAGATTCATTAGAGAGCTGTTTTCGCTGGTTTGCTCATCGTCGATCTCAGTTTTCATTTGATCTTCATCGTAAGTTCCCCATATCTCGGCTCGATTTTCGACAAATAGGGTGTCGATTCTTCCCTGATGGATTGCCGACATGATATCACTTGGGGCAGAAGAGGTATTCTCTGTCTGACTTTGCTCTTTATATTTCTCAAGCTTGCTGTCGCGATCCTTATCAAGAAACTTTTCCGCGATCTTTAGAGACTTTTCATGTACACCCAGTAGATCAGAGTCATTTGGATTACCATCCACAACTTCATCTACAAGGTGATTGTAAGTATTGGCCTCTTTGTAAATTGAGAATAGATAATCCTGACAGTAAACGATCAATGGTAACTTTTCTTTGTTTAGATAATTCTGAAGTCCTTGATCTACCGCGCGAAAGAATTGTTTGATCTCGTCTTTTTCATCTCTTTCACTACCTCCGTGACCGTGAAACTGAGTTTTTTCTCCTCCAGCTCCCTGCGTTCTAAATTGCAGAGCTTTTTCTTTATAATCATACCCTACACGTTCTTCAAGTTCTGAAGGTGTAAGATCATCGATATCGATTGGAGTTATGGAATATTTACTGGCCTCATATAATTGCACATCACTTATCTGTAAGGATAATACATGAAATTTGCCATCACCATTCATTGCTGGTATTAATGGTTTCACATAAAACTCTTCGGAAATATAAGTGTAAGCTTCAAAATTTACGGGAAGACTGAAAGTTTTGAAATAATCTGGAGCAGCGAAAACCGCCAGTCCATCTGATTGGTGTCTCCAGAAATCTTTATCAGCCAGAAGTTCTTCAAACTTCTTAGACATCGTATCTAACTTACTTTTTTCAATTCCCTTTGCTGAAAGTTTTTTACTTGCCTCAGTCCAAAGTGAATGTAAGTGCTTAAGATTTTTCTGTTCTAAAACTTCTTTTCCAGCACGTTGTGTTGGAATAAAAATAGACACACATGTGTCATTTTTGAAGTTTGCTAGTTCCTTAAATTCCTTTTCATTTATCATAGACATATCTTTAATTTTTTGGTAGTTAAAAGGTAAGTCTATTGTGAAACACTTCAAAGCGAAAGCCCTGTGCTTACTACTAAATCTTTCTTAATTAGTCTCAAAATATTGTGAACTGACTTAAAGTTCGTCGTCTGGTTCAACATGGATCAGCACATCTGCTACCTGAGGCACATTCTCCAGCACCTGGTCTTTGACTTCATGTGCAATATCATGACCCTCTTTAACGGTGATATTTGCATCCACTGCAATGTGTAGATCTATGTGGTAGGTCATACCTGTTTTGCGTACGTAACATTTCTCTGTCTCTACCACTCCTGGAACTCCCAGGGCGGCACTTCTAATATCCATTTCTATATCTTCATAGCGATGCTCATCCATTACTTCTCCCAGAGCCGGTCTAAGGATAAGGTAGGCATTAAACAGAATAAAACCTGAAGCAAAAAGCGCTGCCCAATCGTCTGCATTTTCATATCCATCACCCATCACCAGGGCTATACTTATCCCTACAAAGGCCATAAAAGATGTAATTGCATCACTTCTATGATGCCACGCGTCTGCTTTAAGAACAGAACTATCTGTTTCATCACTTTTTCTGGAAACGAATCTATAGGACAATTCTTTAATTATAATGATCACCGCGAGAACGATGAGTGTATAGGGTTCAGGAACTTCGTGAGGTGTCTGTATGTTTTCAATACTCTCATAGGCAATGATCGTGGCTGAAACAATTAGGAAGCCAACAACCATGAACGTAATAAGTGGTTCTGCTTTCCCATGCCCGTATGGATGATTTTCATCTGCAGGTTTGTTGGCATAACGAATCCCTAAAAGAACAAGGAAAGATGAAAAAACATCGGTGGTGGATTCTATGGCATCTGCGATCAAAGCATAGGAGTTACCAAAGACTCCAGTAACTGCTTTTGCTATTGCCAGCAGTGCATTTCCCGCGATACTAAAATAGGATGCTTTAACTGCCTCTTTGTACTCGGGACGCATATAAGTGAATTGAGCTACAAAGCTATTAATTTTAATTATTTCAGCTGATTGTAGATCAATAAAATCCCACTAACAACCATTAGAATGATCAGTAGCTTGCGAAAGCTTGAACTCTTCATACTACTCAGGAACTTTTTTCCAATGATATTTCCTATTACCGCTCCAAGCCCTAAGGCAATTCCGTAGATCCATAATTCAGTATAAAGAAGTCCGAAGAATGTATAGCTACCAATTTGTGCGATACCAAGGAAGAATGAGTTCGCAGTTTTGGTCGCGATCAGTTCTTCTTTATCCAGACCCAGATTCAGATAAAAAGGATTGAGAACAGGTCCTAAAGCCCCAATTACAGTTCCCAAAATAGAAACTATAAATCCTAATGGTATGAAGTACCATAGTTTAACAGGAAATGATCGTTCCTTCTTTCCGAAGCGGTATTGAAAAACTGTACTTATCAAAAATATTCCAACCAGAATTTGTAGCCAGCCCGCATTGATTCGTGTAAAGAACCAGCCGGCGAGTAAAGCTCCAAGTAGAGCAGGAGGAACGTAATACCAGAAAACCTGCCAGTTGATATGTTTCCAGAAAAGGATAAGTCGGGCTGGTCTGCCTATAAATGTACCCAGATTTAATACGGGTGGTGTTTGGGGAGTTCCAATTAAAAAGTTAAGAAACGGTACAAGAATTAGTGCGCCACCACCACCAGAGATCGTTGAAATAATAAATGCTACGATTCCAGCCAGGAAAAGAATAAGCAGATTGAACAGATCTATATTTTCGAATATGTTGGAAGCCAGTATCATTTCCACCAAACTACAAAAAACCTTGAAAAACTATTCTTATGCTTCATCCATATAAGTGGTGATTTTTTCTTCTGAAAAAGTTCGGAAATTTCTTCCACTATTTCAGAATATGAACGCCAGTATTTACAGGATTCCGGCTTTGAGCTCCATAAATTTTTCTTAGGAGCATAGAACTCTGCATCATTCTTATCCAATTTCTGAAATTCCTGAAGGCTAAGATATTTTCCATTTTGCAATGTAACGTCAGGATCATTGGAATATAACTGCGCCTTAAAGCATATTTGTTGCTCTATTTCGTCCAGATCCAGATCGTATTTTTCCAGATAAATTTGAGTTTCTGGATGTTTTAGTAGCGGTAATTGCTTAGTAGTGATCTTCTCCATTTTTTCCAGAAAAGAATCTTTCCTGTTGGGTCCTATGAGCATCTTCTCATCCTGACCTACTTCTGGGTCCAGAATATAGACCTTATAAACCAGCTCTACATGCAAAAATTTTTTATTTTGATGATCGAAGAGCAAAAAGTCTAGCTCGCCAAGAGTCATCTTTTGTTGATTGACCTGAATATTGGAAGCAATAAGTTCGTAGCGTTTGGAAAATTTAATGGCTATTTCAAAAAAACTTTCCATTCTTTTACCCAAAACCGAATTCCTGGGATGAACAATCTTTTCAAGTTCAGCTATTAACTCCTCAGTGATATCTACTTCAGGAAATTCGAAAACAGGAATTACAGAACTGTATTTTTTCCTTATATCTGACGTTTCTAAAAATCCTTTAAACTGACTTATAAGTTCGACTTCCGAAGTATTGGATAACATATAAAGTATAACTATTTCGGACTGATCGGGATATAAATATCTTCGAGAGATTCAGGATCATCTGGTCCTTTATAATCACTTCCCATGATCTCAAAGTGGGGGCGGTGATCAAGCTGATATTCAGATTTTGGAAGCCAGTCCTCAAAAATATACTTCGCGGTTCCGGCGAAGTTCTGAGCCGTTCCGCGATGTCTGAAAACAGCGTACAATCCGCCTTCCAGTTCAAGTTTCTCAAGACCTTCAGGTAATTCTGCATAATCGTCTACCTCAACAGCAGCCCATTTTTCAAATTTTGTTTGAGGATCAAATTCGCCTTTTAGGAATGCTTTTTTATACTGTTCTACAGAATATAGATCCCGGTTGGCGAGGCCCGGAGTCTTTACTTTTATGCTCATAAAACGTTTCCAGAGCACTTCTGTCTTATCATTTGCCATACTGGTTTCCTTGCTTATGCCAGCAAGTCTAACAGCTTCAATTTCTTTTATCTTTGGTTGCATTTTTTAAGATTTTGGTCCCAATTCATAATTCTGCGGGGGAGTGGCATTCATCAAATGTTCCACAAAATAATCCCAGCGTCTTCTCATCATATAATACGAATCTTTTCCGAAGCCATGGCGCGCATGAGGGAAAATTATCAGGTCGAAATCCTTGTTGGCTTCAATAAGGGCATCAACAACCAGATTCGTATTGTAGGGTGGTACATTATCATCCATTGCACCATGTGCCAGAAGCAATTTACCTTCAAGGTTCGCTGCCATATTCTGGTTCGCTTGTTTAGCATAATTTGAAGTACCGTCTTCGTCTTTGCGCAATAAACCTATATAACGCTCGCCCCAGTCATCCTCATAATTACGGTTATCATGGTTTCCAGATTCAGAAATACCCACCTTATAGAATTCAGGATAATTGAAGAG contains:
- a CDS encoding DUF1853 family protein; translated protein: MLSNTSEVELISQFKGFLETSDIRKKYSSVIPVFEFPEVDITEELIAELEKIVHPRNSVLGKRMESFFEIAIKFSKRYELIASNIQVNQQKMTLGELDFLLFDHQNKKFLHVELVYKVYILDPEVGQDEKMLIGPNRKDSFLEKMEKITTKQLPLLKHPETQIYLEKYDLDLDEIEQQICFKAQLYSNDPDVTLQNGKYLSLQEFQKLDKNDAEFYAPKKNLWSSKPESCKYWRSYSEIVEEISELFQKKKSPLIWMKHKNSFSRFFVVWWK
- a CDS encoding GyrI-like domain-containing protein; translated protein: MQPKIKEIEAVRLAGISKETSMANDKTEVLWKRFMSIKVKTPGLANRDLYSVEQYKKAFLKGEFDPQTKFEKWAAVEVDDYAELPEGLEKLELEGGLYAVFRHRGTAQNFAGTAKYIFEDWLPKSEYQLDHRPHFEIMGSDYKGPDDPESLEDIYIPISPK
- a CDS encoding sulfite exporter TauE/SafE family protein: MILASNIFENIDLFNLLILFLAGIVAFIISTISGGGGALILVPFLNFLIGTPQTPPVLNLGTFIGRPARLILFWKHINWQVFWYYVPPALLGALLAGWFFTRINAGWLQILVGIFLISTVFQYRFGKKERSFPVKLWYFIPLGFIVSILGTVIGALGPVLNPFYLNLGLDKEELIATKTANSFFLGIAQIGSYTFFGLLYTELWIYGIALGLGAVIGNIIGKKFLSSMKSSSFRKLLIILMVVSGILLIYNQLK
- a CDS encoding cation diffusion facilitator family transporter: MRPEYKEAVKASYFSIAGNALLAIAKAVTGVFGNSYALIADAIESTTDVFSSFLVLLGIRYANKPADENHPYGHGKAEPLITFMVVGFLIVSATIIAYESIENIQTPHEVPEPYTLIVLAVIIIIKELSYRFVSRKSDETDSSVLKADAWHHRSDAITSFMAFVGISIALVMGDGYENADDWAALFASGFILFNAYLILRPALGEVMDEHRYEDIEMDIRSAALGVPGVVETEKCYVRKTGMTYHIDLHIAVDANITVKEGHDIAHEVKDQVLENVPQVADVLIHVEPDDEL